Proteins from a genomic interval of Streptomyces sp. NBC_01445:
- a CDS encoding serine hydrolase domain-containing protein yields MTVRTRTALATSLVLAIAAGPVAASPVFAASPSLTASAPRPDAKALRAAIAGLPDADATAALVRVAGTDGSWRGSSGVAEIGSGHKALEQGRFRAGSTTKVFTAAVVLQLAAEHRIDLAASVQDYLPGLLPDSPPISVRQLLNHTSGLQEAHDDKPFAEAYEHRFGTVTPRQLVAASAAKSREFAPGTQQHYVGVNYTLLGLLIETTTGGSYEQQVSQRILRPLGLRHTSFPGTDPRIHGPHNHGYQAVKSSDGTTELRDVTQWNVTDVWATGNLISTTADLERFLHALFRGQVVPKAQLKEMFTVPQGIPLYGSDQPAMYSAGLTRFTLQDGTVGWGKTGGLYGYNTAVLGVRDLSRTLVYSVNSTDAKGSEMNKVVRRIISAAFTH; encoded by the coding sequence ATGACCGTCCGTACCCGCACCGCGCTGGCCACCTCACTCGTGCTCGCCATCGCGGCCGGCCCGGTCGCCGCCTCACCGGTCTTCGCTGCTTCGCCCTCCCTCACCGCTTCGGCTCCACGCCCCGACGCCAAGGCGCTGCGGGCGGCGATCGCCGGCCTGCCGGACGCTGACGCCACCGCGGCCCTCGTCCGAGTCGCCGGAACGGACGGCAGTTGGCGCGGCTCCAGTGGCGTCGCCGAGATCGGCAGCGGGCACAAGGCACTGGAACAGGGTCGCTTCCGTGCCGGTTCCACGACCAAGGTTTTCACGGCGGCTGTCGTACTCCAGCTCGCCGCCGAGCACCGGATCGACCTCGCTGCGTCCGTCCAGGACTACCTGCCGGGCCTGCTGCCCGATAGCCCCCCCATTAGCGTCCGTCAACTCCTCAACCACACCAGCGGACTTCAGGAAGCCCACGACGACAAGCCCTTCGCCGAGGCGTACGAGCACCGCTTCGGCACCGTCACCCCACGGCAGCTGGTGGCAGCCTCGGCTGCCAAGTCCCGCGAATTCGCCCCCGGCACCCAGCAGCATTACGTCGGCGTCAACTACACGCTGCTGGGTCTGCTGATCGAGACGACGACCGGTGGCTCGTACGAGCAGCAGGTCTCCCAACGCATCTTGCGTCCGCTCGGCCTGCGCCACACCTCATTCCCCGGCACCGACCCGCGCATCCACGGCCCGCACAACCACGGTTACCAAGCCGTCAAGAGCTCCGACGGGACGACCGAACTGCGCGATGTCACCCAGTGGAATGTCACGGACGTCTGGGCCACGGGCAACCTCATCTCCACGACAGCAGATCTGGAACGCTTCCTGCACGCATTGTTCCGCGGCCAAGTGGTGCCTAAGGCCCAACTGAAGGAGATGTTCACGGTCCCGCAGGGCATACCCCTGTACGGCAGTGACCAGCCCGCCATGTACAGCGCCGGCCTGACGCGCTTCACCTTGCAGGACGGCACGGTGGGCTGGGGCAAGACCGGCGGCCTCTACGGATACAACACCGCCGTACTCGGGGTCCGC